One Triticum dicoccoides isolate Atlit2015 ecotype Zavitan chromosome 4B, WEW_v2.0, whole genome shotgun sequence genomic window carries:
- the LOC119291413 gene encoding NADH dehydrogenase [ubiquinone] 1 alpha subcomplex subunit 13-B-like: protein MTESMVRNKPGMASVNDMPVLQDGPPPGGFAPVRYARRIPNKGPSAIALFLTTFGAFSWGMYQVGQGNKVRRALKEEKIAARSAILPMLQAEEDERFVKEWKKYLEEEARIMKNVPGWKVGESVYNSGKWMPPATGELRPEVW from the exons ATGACGGAGTCGATGGTGCGGAACAAGCCGGGGATGGCGAGCGTCAATGACATGCCGGTGCtgcaggacgggccgccgccgggcggGTTCGCGCCCGTGCGCTACGCGCGCCGCATCCCCAACAAGGGCCCCAGCGCCATCGCCCTCTTCCTCACCACCTTCGGCGCCTTCTCCTGGGGCATGTACCAGGTCGGACAGGGGAACAAGGTCCGCCG TGCACTGAAGGAGGAGAAAATTGCTGCCCGTAGTGCTATACTGCCGATGCTCCAAGCTGAAGAGGATGAAAG ATTTGTCAAAGAATGGAAGAAGTATCTTGAGGAGGAAGCGAGGATCATGAAAAATGTTCCTGGATGGAAAGTTGGTGAGAGCGTGTACAATTCTGGGAAATGGATGCCTCCTGCAACCGGTGAGCTGCGTCCGGAGGTTTGGTAA
- the LOC119293865 gene encoding uncharacterized protein LOC119293865, whose protein sequence is MEKARRRQVPAFGEWNYCYYYDEPPAAVAVAVAAECYAPEPEACSDVWFRYSPPPRKPTPKKTRRPDQGDVARREKGERRGARALDAAAGLPRATAKAGSRVVRPVDEDLYQVPPPEFTSRRPRRKRSLLMGCLGLNSCVA, encoded by the exons ATGGAG aaggcgaggcggcggcAGGTGCCGGCGTTCGGGGAGTGGAACTACTGCTACTACTACGACGAGCCGCCGGCCGCGGTGGCGGTGGCCGTGGCGGCCGAGTGCTACGCGCCGGAGCCGGAGGCCTGCAGCGACGTGTGGTTCAGGTACTCGCCGCCACCGCGCAAGCCGACGCCCAAGAAGACGCGGAGGCCGGACCAGGGCGACGTCGCCCGTCGGGAGAAGGGGGAGAGGCGCGGTGCCAGGGCCCTGGACGCTGCCGCCGGCCTGCCGCGCGCCACAGCCAAAGCCGGCTCTAGGGTGGTGCGCCCGGTTGACGAGGACCTGTACCAGGTGCCTCCGCCGGAGTTCACGTCCCGCCGCCCAAGGCGGAAGAGGAGCCTGCTGATGGGTTGCCTGGGCCTCAACTCATGCGTCGCCTGA